The Deinococcus wulumuqiensis R12 genome has a window encoding:
- a CDS encoding EAL domain-containing protein codes for MRRYHPEYDAHSERFQLLARELTQAFHKGRGFSLAYQPIYDLASGTPVKVEALLRWRHPLLGQISPGEFIPVAERTGQIAQIGL; via the coding sequence GTGCGGCGCTACCACCCCGAGTACGACGCGCACTCCGAGCGTTTTCAGTTGCTGGCCCGTGAGCTGACACAGGCGTTTCACAAGGGCCGGGGCTTTTCCCTGGCCTACCAGCCGATCTACGACCTGGCGAGCGGCACGCCGGTCAAGGTCGAGGCGTTGCTGCGCTGGCGGCACCCGTTGCTGGGGCAGATTTCGCCGGGCGAGTTCATTCCGGTGGCCGAGCGCACCGGACAGATCGCGCAGATCGGCCTATGA
- a CDS encoding EAL domain-containing protein: MQEFSGIRITETALLHESEQVRANLGELHRHNIGVTIDDFGAGYSNLARLRSPWVRGVKLDRSLTSDLAAPSGDFSRQLMRSAAQLAQSQNATTTAEGLESAAHVEAARRLGCQLGQGYALSYPLTAEQFTQLLQMTHTTV, encoded by the coding sequence GTGCAGGAATTTAGCGGAATCCGTATTACCGAAACGGCCCTGCTGCACGAAAGCGAACAGGTGCGGGCCAACCTCGGAGAGCTGCACCGCCACAACATCGGCGTCACCATCGACGATTTCGGCGCCGGGTACTCCAACCTCGCGCGGCTGCGTTCGCCCTGGGTGCGCGGGGTCAAGCTCGACCGCTCGCTGACCAGCGACCTGGCCGCACCCTCCGGCGATTTCTCGCGCCAGCTCATGCGCAGCGCTGCTCAACTCGCGCAGTCGCAAAACGCCACCACCACCGCCGAGGGCCTGGAATCCGCCGCCCATGTCGAGGCCGCCCGGCGCCTGGGCTGCCAGCTGGGGCAGGGCTACGCACTGTCCTATCCGCTGACCGCCGAGCAGTTCACCCAGCTCCTTCAGATGACGCACACGACGGTCTGA
- a CDS encoding M20 family metallopeptidase, with protein sequence MTAAPTADFPDLPAMLRDLRTLVDIESPSSDPVAVARVMDVVEGWARDLGAETHALPGGTRSFHFGPADGPYLLVLTHADTVWPHGTLERMPWREDGERLYGPGTYDMKGGIVGLFHALRSLQGAWPRGGVRVLLSPDEEIGSPGSRAQIEAAAQGARAVLVPEPPVSDSHNLKTGRKGTGDYVLTLRGVASHAGNRPELGASAVTAAAEAVLALQALARPEVGTTVSVGLISGGSAVNVIPDHCRLGVDVRVSTLEEAERVERGVRAWRPSDERVKCEVGGGLNRPPFEQGEATLRLFAQAQEVARELGFTLGHESVGGGSDGNFTAATVPTLDGLGAPGDGAHATHEHIRLDRWPDHVRLLAGLLRRV encoded by the coding sequence ATGACCGCTGCCCCCACTGCCGACTTTCCCGACCTGCCTGCCATGCTGCGCGACCTGCGAACCCTGGTGGACATCGAATCGCCGTCGAGCGACCCTGTCGCCGTCGCCCGCGTGATGGACGTGGTGGAAGGCTGGGCGCGTGACCTCGGTGCCGAGACGCACGCGCTGCCCGGCGGCACCCGCTCCTTTCACTTCGGCCCGGCGGACGGCCCGTACCTGCTGGTGCTCACCCACGCCGACACGGTGTGGCCGCACGGCACCCTGGAGCGGATGCCCTGGCGCGAGGACGGCGAGCGGCTCTACGGCCCCGGCACCTACGACATGAAGGGCGGCATCGTGGGCCTGTTTCACGCGCTGCGCTCGCTGCAGGGCGCGTGGCCCCGGGGCGGCGTGCGCGTGCTGCTCTCGCCCGACGAGGAAATCGGCAGCCCCGGCAGCCGCGCCCAGATCGAGGCGGCGGCGCAGGGGGCGCGGGCGGTGCTGGTGCCCGAGCCGCCGGTGTCGGACAGCCACAACCTCAAGACGGGGCGCAAGGGAACGGGGGACTACGTGCTGACCCTGCGCGGGGTGGCGAGTCATGCGGGCAACCGCCCCGAACTGGGCGCGAGTGCCGTGACCGCCGCCGCCGAAGCGGTGCTGGCGCTTCAGGCCCTGGCCCGCCCGGAGGTGGGCACCACCGTCAGCGTCGGTCTGATTTCGGGCGGCAGCGCCGTGAACGTGATTCCCGACCACTGCCGACTGGGCGTGGACGTGCGCGTTTCGACCCTGGAGGAAGCGGAGCGCGTGGAGCGCGGCGTGCGGGCGTGGCGCCCCAGCGACGAGCGGGTGAAGTGCGAAGTGGGCGGCGGTCTCAACCGGCCTCCCTTCGAGCAGGGCGAGGCCACGCTGCGGCTGTTCGCCCAGGCGCAGGAGGTGGCCCGCGAACTGGGCTTCACGCTCGGGCACGAAAGCGTCGGCGGCGGCAGCGACGGCAATTTCACCGCCGCGACGGTGCCGACCCTCGACGGGCTGGGCGCTCCCGGCGACGGTGCCCACGCGACCCATGAGCACATTCGCCTCGACCGCTGGCCCGACCATGTGCGGCTGCTCGCCGGGCTGCTGCGCCGGGTCTGA